Proteins encoded together in one Desulfuromonadales bacterium window:
- a CDS encoding CDP-alcohol phosphatidyltransferase family protein encodes MNLSNALTLFRLVLVPAFLIALIYDRLVLALSFFVLAGVTDVLDGFTARYFKQQTVLGSFLDPLADKLLMSVSYVSLAVVGLLPAWLAVIVVTKDLFVSLGVAILYFSGQTVAAVPTLWGKQTTFLQIVTVALSLLVALQGSEAADLRLLFWLTALVTTASGLHYILRGVRSLPPASR; translated from the coding sequence ATGAATCTCTCCAATGCCTTGACCCTGTTCCGTCTGGTGCTGGTACCGGCTTTTCTGATCGCCCTCATCTATGATCGGCTGGTGCTGGCCTTGTCTTTTTTTGTGCTGGCCGGGGTGACCGATGTGCTGGACGGTTTCACCGCCCGCTATTTCAAGCAGCAGACCGTTCTTGGGTCCTTTCTGGATCCGCTGGCCGATAAACTCCTGATGTCCGTTTCCTATGTTTCTCTGGCGGTCGTCGGCCTGCTGCCGGCCTGGCTGGCCGTCATAGTGGTGACCAAGGATCTTTTCGTTTCTCTCGGCGTCGCCATTCTCTATTTTTCGGGACAGACGGTCGCCGCGGTCCCGACGCTGTGGGGAAAACAGACCACTTTTCTCCAGATTGTCACTGTCGCCCTGTCTCTGCTGGTGGCTTTGCAGGGGAGCGAGGCTGCCGACCTCAGGCTGCTTTTCTGGCTGACGGCGCTGGTGACCACAGCATCCGGTCTCCATTACATCCTGCGCGGCGTACGCTCTCTGCCCCCCGCCTCCCGCTAA